A DNA window from Verrucomicrobiia bacterium contains the following coding sequences:
- a CDS encoding Wadjet anti-phage system protein JetD domain-containing protein — MSLDPTDLPIAQELFAQWQRARGGRVAAAALRPFSRQWEELLEDAGLRSATERNEAEHDARALESAGWVTLKTVRYKPHLLQRIAIPLIAEERWCQAFGFVPTSNEEARLIREYSWEPRLAFLRDAPPNLSFAELKQINEFLRGGNVGEVIPIKERSLEIFGDEKRLDALFASTLFRPDRLNLRNDLGCELVREPLAWKRGPREAVHQPVIVIENAATWHSYCRWNEQHMIFSAVIYGCGNRFVDGVRFLGDVFHELGAVRNVFYFGDLDPHGLLIPQEASNRAKAIGMAAIKPHLWSYRQLLLLGNGREQPWEFDTPAGTLCDWLADCAEPVRQLFASGRRLPQEHVGWKFLRVTVPPPDRGL; from the coding sequence GTGAGCCTGGACCCCACTGATCTCCCGATCGCGCAGGAGTTGTTCGCGCAATGGCAGCGCGCCCGGGGCGGGCGGGTCGCAGCCGCCGCACTCAGGCCGTTTTCACGCCAATGGGAGGAACTGCTGGAAGACGCTGGACTACGCTCCGCAACGGAACGGAACGAGGCGGAACACGATGCGAGAGCGTTGGAGTCCGCGGGTTGGGTGACACTAAAAACGGTTCGCTACAAGCCGCACCTGCTTCAACGCATCGCCATTCCGTTGATCGCTGAAGAACGTTGGTGCCAGGCCTTCGGCTTTGTTCCGACCTCAAATGAAGAGGCCCGGTTGATTCGGGAGTATTCATGGGAACCGCGACTGGCATTTCTTCGCGACGCCCCGCCTAATCTTTCCTTCGCGGAGTTGAAACAGATCAACGAATTCCTGCGCGGCGGGAACGTGGGTGAAGTCATTCCGATCAAGGAACGCTCCCTGGAAATCTTTGGCGATGAAAAGCGATTGGATGCGCTGTTCGCATCGACACTGTTTCGACCTGACAGGCTCAACCTGCGGAACGATCTCGGCTGCGAACTCGTCAGGGAACCCCTCGCATGGAAACGCGGACCTAGGGAAGCTGTGCATCAGCCAGTCATCGTGATTGAGAACGCGGCGACCTGGCACTCCTATTGCCGATGGAATGAGCAGCACATGATCTTCAGCGCGGTGATCTACGGTTGCGGCAACCGCTTCGTGGATGGAGTGAGGTTCCTTGGAGATGTTTTCCACGAACTGGGAGCCGTTCGAAACGTCTTCTACTTTGGCGATCTGGATCCGCACGGACTGCTCATTCCGCAGGAAGCATCGAACCGCGCGAAAGCAATCGGCATGGCAGCAATCAAGCCGCACCTGTGGAGTTACCGACAGCTTCTATTGCTGGGCAACGGCCGCGAACAGCCTTGGGAATTCGACACACCCGCAGGCACGCTGTGCGACTGGCTGGCCGATTGCGCGGAACCCGTGCGGCAGTTGTTCGCCTCCGGGAGGCGCCTGCCGCAGGAGCACGTTGGCTGGAAGTTCCTGCGAGTAACCGTTCCTCCGCCGGACCGCGGACTTTAG